From Neobacillus sp. PS2-9, the proteins below share one genomic window:
- a CDS encoding cysteine hydrolase family protein → MSANAALLLIDVQKYFDDPRQGRRNNPNAEENMALLLSEWRKSDRPVIHVQHISNPSLAHHPGRDIKEIVAPRPEELVIVKNVNSAFIGTNLEENLRESEIETLVIVGLTTDHCVSTTTRMAKNLGFTPFIVSDATATFERVSYDGKLYSAEEIHSLALVSLHEEFATVIDTDGVLELLD, encoded by the coding sequence ATCTCTGCAAACGCTGCTTTATTATTAATAGATGTGCAAAAATATTTTGATGATCCAAGGCAAGGAAGAAGAAACAATCCAAATGCCGAAGAGAATATGGCCTTATTGTTAAGCGAGTGGAGAAAATCAGATCGACCTGTTATCCATGTTCAGCACATTAGCAATCCTTCCTTGGCGCATCATCCTGGGCGTGATATTAAAGAAATTGTTGCACCCCGACCAGAGGAACTAGTCATCGTGAAAAATGTAAACAGTGCTTTTATCGGTACGAACTTGGAGGAAAATTTAAGAGAATCTGAGATTGAAACACTTGTTATTGTAGGATTAACAACCGATCATTGTGTCTCTACAACAACACGTATGGCAAAAAATCTCGGCTTTACCCCATTCATCGTATCTGATGCGACCGCTACTTTCGAAAGAGTTAGTTATGATGGGAAGCTGTACAGTGCTGAAGAAATCCACAGCTTAGCTCTAGTCAGCTTGCACGAGGAATTTGCTACAGTTATTGATACGGATGGTGTTTTAGAATTACTAGATTAA
- a CDS encoding DJ-1/PfpI family protein produces MKKICLLLPNGFEAVEASVFTDVFGWNKDVSEGSTELITVGTRDELKCTWNLTVKPDRLLSEVTANEFDALAIPGGFEQAGFYEDAFRPDVLDFIREFDKQGKLIAAICVGSLVIGKSGVLQGRNATTYNRSNRKRQVQLAEMGVNVIPDQSVVIDKNIITSFNPATSFDVAFTMLELLTSTDNANNVKRLMGFLE; encoded by the coding sequence ATGAAAAAAATATGTTTACTCTTACCGAATGGATTTGAAGCTGTTGAGGCAAGCGTGTTTACAGATGTGTTTGGCTGGAATAAAGACGTAAGCGAGGGGTCAACTGAACTCATAACGGTGGGAACAAGAGATGAATTAAAATGCACCTGGAATTTAACGGTTAAACCGGATAGGCTGCTATCAGAGGTTACCGCCAATGAGTTTGATGCTTTAGCCATACCTGGTGGATTTGAACAAGCTGGTTTTTACGAGGATGCTTTTCGCCCAGACGTCCTTGATTTTATCCGAGAATTCGATAAACAGGGAAAACTCATTGCAGCGATCTGTGTAGGTTCATTAGTAATTGGTAAAAGCGGTGTTCTACAAGGGAGAAATGCTACGACCTATAATCGAAGTAATAGGAAGCGGCAAGTACAATTAGCAGAAATGGGAGTGAATGTGATTCCGGATCAAAGCGTTGTCATCGATAAAAACATTATTACATCGTTCAACCCCGCCACTTCATTCGATGTAGCATTTACCATGCTTGAACTTTTAACATCAACAGATAATGCAAACAATGTAAAAAGGCTTATGGGATTTCTTGAATAG
- a CDS encoding LysR family transcriptional regulator: protein MEIRQLQTFKTVVDLNSFTKAAQTLQYSQASITSHIQQLEEEIGLPLFDRLGKHIQLTIVGEELYHYAVELLAVYSKIQHISTNDRTLKGEIRIGAAESITVYKLGKVLSQYKKLYPEVSFSLINDDCLPLRERLYSGEIDIAITLEPKVNDPNLITQVWAEESLVFVGENNHSIKAMEEATGECFIFSPKSCALRKFFEGYLIRNGISTHNHLEFNSMEAMKQCVVSGLGISLMPYISVETLLREEKMKAIESASENPVFYAQISYHKNKWLSKAHRKFIKMVLGER from the coding sequence ATGGAGATTCGTCAATTACAAACGTTTAAAACAGTTGTTGATTTGAATAGCTTTACAAAGGCTGCCCAAACACTTCAGTACTCACAAGCCTCCATTACTTCTCATATTCAGCAGCTTGAGGAAGAGATTGGCCTTCCATTATTTGACCGTCTGGGAAAACACATTCAACTTACGATTGTTGGCGAGGAATTGTATCATTATGCTGTAGAATTACTAGCCGTCTATTCTAAGATTCAACATATTTCCACCAATGACAGAACATTGAAGGGCGAGATCCGCATTGGTGCAGCCGAATCGATTACCGTATACAAGTTAGGCAAAGTTCTTTCACAGTATAAAAAGTTATATCCAGAGGTTTCGTTTTCACTAATTAATGATGATTGTCTTCCACTTAGGGAGAGGCTCTATTCCGGCGAGATTGATATTGCCATTACTTTAGAGCCTAAGGTAAATGATCCAAATTTAATCACCCAAGTCTGGGCCGAAGAGTCCTTAGTCTTCGTTGGGGAAAACAATCATTCGATAAAGGCAATGGAGGAAGCCACTGGAGAATGTTTTATTTTCAGTCCGAAAAGCTGTGCCTTAAGGAAATTTTTTGAAGGGTATTTAATTAGAAACGGAATTAGTACACATAACCATTTGGAGTTTAATAGTATGGAAGCGATGAAACAGTGTGTTGTAAGCGGGTTAGGAATCAGCTTAATGCCCTACATAAGTGTAGAAACATTATTAAGAGAAGAAAAGATGAAGGCAATCGAGTCAGCTTCGGAAAATCCTGTGTTCTATGCACAAATCTCTTACCATAAAAACAAATGGTTGTCGAAAGCCCATAGAAAGTTTATTAAAATGGTTTTAGGAGAACGTTAG
- a CDS encoding ArsB/NhaD family transporter, with protein sequence MDSQEIIALIIFLVTYALIISEQIHRTTIAMLGGLFMVALGILDQKNAIHHIDFNTIGLLVGMMIIVGITAQTGVFEYIAVLLSQKAKGAPIKILVALSLFTAVASALLDNVTTVLLVVPVTISITSQLKVNPIPFLIAEILASNIGGTATMIGDPPNLMIGSAVPELTFLSFIYNLTPVIAIILIVNILLLVMIYRKHLKTTEELKNHLLSKNPRNEIKNPALLRKCIIIVFITIGGFFIHQFIHIETATIALIGAFILLLFTGDKYLVTAIEKVEWTTLFFFIGLFVIVGGLVETGLIAALAKNAMSWTGGELKSSTLLVLWMSAIISAFVDNIPFVATMIPMIKEMGQLGITNLDPLWWSLSLGACLGGNGTLIGASANLVVAGIASKEGYHITFLKFLLIGFPLMLVSILISMIYVYIRYLM encoded by the coding sequence TTGGATTCACAGGAGATTATTGCGCTTATCATATTTCTTGTTACATATGCATTAATTATTTCAGAACAAATACATAGGACTACCATTGCAATGCTTGGCGGATTATTCATGGTTGCGCTCGGAATTTTGGATCAAAAAAATGCCATCCATCATATTGATTTCAATACCATTGGGTTATTAGTAGGTATGATGATCATAGTAGGGATTACTGCTCAAACAGGCGTGTTTGAGTACATTGCTGTTTTGTTGTCTCAAAAAGCAAAAGGGGCTCCTATAAAAATTTTAGTTGCATTGAGTTTATTTACAGCTGTTGCTTCTGCTTTGCTTGATAATGTAACAACTGTTCTTTTAGTTGTTCCAGTTACAATAAGCATTACTTCCCAATTAAAAGTGAATCCTATTCCATTTTTAATAGCTGAGATTTTGGCTTCTAATATCGGCGGGACCGCAACCATGATTGGTGATCCACCAAATCTAATGATTGGAAGTGCTGTACCAGAGTTAACTTTTCTTTCGTTTATTTATAATCTTACACCCGTAATAGCTATAATATTAATTGTGAATATATTGCTTTTAGTAATGATTTATAGAAAACATTTAAAGACTACAGAAGAGCTAAAAAATCATTTACTCAGTAAAAATCCTCGAAATGAAATAAAAAATCCTGCTTTATTAAGAAAATGTATAATTATAGTCTTTATTACTATTGGTGGGTTTTTTATTCATCAATTTATACATATAGAAACGGCAACGATAGCATTAATTGGTGCCTTTATTTTGTTACTATTCACAGGAGATAAATATTTGGTAACGGCGATAGAAAAAGTAGAATGGACAACCCTTTTCTTTTTTATTGGCTTATTTGTTATTGTAGGGGGGCTTGTTGAAACAGGGTTAATCGCAGCTCTTGCTAAAAACGCCATGTCTTGGACAGGCGGGGAACTAAAGTCATCGACCTTACTTGTTTTGTGGATGAGTGCAATCATTTCTGCTTTTGTTGATAATATTCCTTTTGTAGCGACAATGATTCCTATGATTAAAGAGATGGGACAGTTAGGCATTACCAATTTAGATCCACTTTGGTGGAGTTTGTCACTGGGGGCTTGCTTGGGAGGAAATGGAACTTTAATAGGGGCAAGTGCGAACCTTGTAGTAGCAGGAATAGCTTCGAAGGAAGGATATCATATAACGTTTTTAAAGTTTTTGTTGATTGGTTTCCCGCTTATGTTGGTATCAATCCTTATATCAATGATTTATGTTTATATAAGATATTTAATGTAG